A genomic window from Sulfurimonas sp. hsl 1-7 includes:
- a CDS encoding DNA-binding protein: protein MKKMSVEDAATFFGVSKEAIHNRIRRGSIQSVVENGVKLVVVDEQTKAPQKRATAAKPVSNDRYYKYLEEQNAKLQQRVDTLEGETRSLRDQKEQMLIEEKEKLERIYKEKDEQLKNILHTLSSKFMLSAAPSEEPEAIEQSDTFEAEIEEETPSELVSLKKYLKSLKISEKKMKKITLKFKDIEDERIVRVGKKIYIDPLKYDYSDLIKK from the coding sequence ATGAAAAAGATGAGTGTAGAGGATGCAGCAACGTTTTTTGGAGTTTCTAAAGAGGCTATTCACAATAGAATAAGACGCGGCTCAATTCAAAGTGTTGTAGAAAACGGGGTAAAGCTTGTTGTAGTCGATGAGCAGACAAAAGCACCGCAAAAAAGAGCTACAGCCGCAAAGCCGGTTAGTAATGACAGATACTATAAATACCTTGAAGAGCAAAACGCAAAACTGCAACAACGTGTAGACACTTTAGAGGGTGAAACAAGAAGTCTGCGTGATCAAAAAGAACAGATGCTTATAGAAGAGAAAGAGAAGCTAGAACGCATCTATAAAGAGAAAGACGAGCAACTCAAAAACATTTTGCATACACTCTCTTCAAAGTTCATGTTAAGTGCCGCACCATCTGAAGAACCTGAAGCGATTGAACAAAGTGACACTTTTGAAGCGGAGATCGAAGAGGAGACTCCAAGTGAATTGGTTTCACTTAAAAAGTATCTCAAATCACTTAAAATATCTGAGAAAAAAATGAAAAAAATTACTCTGAAATTTAAAGATATTGAAGATGAAAGAATTGTAAGAGTTGGGAAAAAAATCTATATTGATCCCCTAAAATATGATTACAGCGATCTTATCAAGAAGTAA